The Pseudomonadota bacterium genome contains the following window.
TGCAGCAGGATCACCGCCGGACCGTGCCCCGCCGTGAGGTAGTGCAGCTTGGTTCCCTCGACCTCCGCGGTGAGCGCAGAGATGCTGCCGTCTGCCGTGGCTGCGTGCATCGCCGCCGGCGAAGCGAACAGGAGACCCTGTACCGTCACCAAGAACCAGCTCTTCCAAGAGACCTATCGTCTTCAGCAACGCGCCGCCCACGCTCCCAACGCGAGGACCGGCATCGCCAACCTACGCGCCGATTCAGCCTTCGCCTGCGAGAGGCCCGGGTCGTCAAAGGCAGCACGGTAGTAGGCGAAACCCGCCCGCGCAGCGCCGGGGCTCGAGAAGGTGCGTACATGCTCGTCGAGCGACGCTTGGAGATCGCCCAGCTTCGAGAGTCTTGTTGGCGAGCAGCCACGTCAGGAACGCGCGCTCATGCTGCACGAGGACTTCGGGCAGGTCGTCGAGGCGGTTGAAGCCGAAATGCCACGTCTTGAGGTTTGTCGCGCGATCCGGAATCCCTCCGGGCGGAGGCGAAACGCCGTGATGGACGCCTCGGTCA
Protein-coding sequences here:
- a CDS encoding alpha/beta fold hydrolase, whose product is MTVQGLLFASPAAMHAATADGSISALTAEVEGTKLHYLTAGHGPAVILLHGYTQTSRMWRPILPRLAANFTVIAPDLPGRRVGDSRRWLGHEDRRGPH